Proteins encoded together in one Schumannella luteola window:
- a CDS encoding D-alanine--D-alanine ligase family protein, giving the protein MTTRIALIFGGRSSEHQISCATAGGVLGAIDRDAYEVVPIGITRDGAWTLQPDDASRFRLADLPEVADDGSRVHLPASASTREWTVTRPDGTIESLGEIDVAFPLLHGPFGEDGTLQGALELVGVPYVGNGVLASALGMDKHFTKTVLQGAGVEVAPWVTVTQAEWARDRELWERRMHGLALPAFVKPARAGSSVGVSRVTDWAELDAALETAFREDSRVLVESGIVGRELECAVLSGRDGGPTRVSVAGEIVITGREFYDFEAKYLDAPGIDLVCPAELGEQELAEMQRIAARAFDAIGGSGLARVDFFFTGTEFVINEINTMPGFTPISMFPACWQATGLSYPELITELIELGRTAVR; this is encoded by the coding sequence ATGACCACCCGAATCGCCCTGATCTTCGGCGGACGCTCGAGCGAGCATCAGATCAGCTGCGCCACCGCCGGCGGCGTGCTCGGCGCGATCGACCGCGACGCCTACGAGGTGGTGCCGATCGGCATCACCCGCGACGGCGCCTGGACGCTGCAGCCGGACGACGCCTCCCGCTTCCGCCTCGCCGACCTGCCCGAGGTCGCCGACGACGGCTCGCGCGTGCACCTGCCGGCATCGGCATCCACCCGCGAGTGGACCGTCACCCGGCCCGACGGCACGATCGAGTCGCTCGGCGAGATCGACGTCGCCTTCCCGCTGCTGCACGGCCCCTTCGGCGAGGACGGCACTCTGCAGGGCGCCCTCGAGCTCGTCGGCGTGCCCTATGTCGGCAACGGCGTGCTCGCCTCGGCGCTGGGCATGGACAAGCACTTCACCAAGACGGTGCTGCAGGGGGCCGGCGTCGAGGTGGCTCCGTGGGTGACCGTGACGCAGGCCGAGTGGGCGCGCGACCGCGAGCTGTGGGAGCGGCGGATGCACGGTCTCGCCCTGCCCGCCTTCGTGAAGCCCGCCCGCGCCGGCTCCTCGGTCGGCGTCAGCCGGGTGACCGACTGGGCCGAGCTGGATGCGGCGCTCGAGACCGCCTTCCGCGAAGACAGCCGCGTGCTCGTCGAGTCGGGCATCGTCGGCCGTGAGCTCGAGTGCGCCGTGCTGTCGGGCCGCGACGGCGGACCGACCCGGGTGAGCGTCGCCGGCGAGATCGTCATCACCGGCCGCGAGTTCTACGACTTCGAGGCGAAGTACCTGGATGCGCCCGGCATCGACCTGGTCTGCCCGGCCGAGCTGGGCGAGCAGGAGCTGGCTGAGATGCAGCGCATCGCCGCGCGGGCCTTCGACGCGATCGGCGGCTCGGGCCTCGCGCGCGTGGACTTCTTCTTCACCGGCACCGAGTTCGTCATCAACGAGATCAACACGATGCCCGGATTCACGCCGATCTCGATGTTCCCCGCCTGCTGGCAGGCGACCGGGCTCAGCTATCCCGAGCTGATCACCGAGCTCATCGAGCTGGGGCGCACCGCGGTCCGCTGA
- a CDS encoding thiamine-phosphate kinase — protein MTAEPAETLRDIGETAVLQRIFPRLPHADAALVGPGDDAAVVAAPDARIVITTDTMVHGPDFRTAWSTPYDLGWKAAATNLADVAAMGATPTALVVALTIPADTPVADLEAFADGMREACAALARGCGVVGGDLGVSPTFTIAVTAIGDLVGGDPVLRSGARPGDVVAVAGQLGLAAKGLALLFARGVDKEGVPEARRARNLRSRFPAEVSAQLAPRPPIYAGPVAALSGATAMLDVSDGLLLDARRIAQASGVTIDLATEGTGVAEVLHGGEDHALLACFPGSADVPPPFRVIGRVLSVAEGADPGVTVDGAPAQERGGWDPYAEWAGGAG, from the coding sequence GTGACTGCTGAGCCGGCCGAGACCCTGCGCGACATCGGCGAGACGGCCGTGCTGCAGCGCATCTTCCCGCGGCTGCCGCACGCGGATGCGGCGCTCGTCGGACCCGGTGACGACGCGGCCGTGGTCGCGGCACCCGACGCCCGCATCGTCATCACGACCGACACGATGGTGCACGGCCCCGACTTCCGCACCGCGTGGTCGACGCCCTACGACCTCGGCTGGAAGGCCGCCGCGACGAATCTCGCCGACGTAGCCGCGATGGGGGCGACCCCGACCGCCCTGGTCGTCGCCCTGACGATCCCGGCCGACACCCCGGTCGCCGACCTCGAGGCCTTCGCCGACGGGATGCGCGAGGCCTGCGCCGCGCTCGCCCGCGGCTGCGGCGTGGTCGGCGGCGACCTCGGCGTCTCGCCGACCTTCACCATCGCGGTGACGGCGATCGGCGACCTCGTCGGCGGGGATCCGGTGCTGCGGTCGGGGGCGCGCCCGGGCGACGTCGTCGCGGTCGCCGGTCAGCTCGGCCTCGCCGCGAAGGGTCTGGCGCTGCTCTTCGCTCGCGGCGTCGACAAGGAGGGCGTGCCCGAGGCGCGACGCGCCCGCAACCTGCGCAGCCGCTTCCCGGCGGAGGTCTCGGCTCAGCTCGCCCCGCGTCCGCCCATCTACGCCGGTCCCGTCGCAGCCCTGTCGGGGGCGACCGCGATGCTCGACGTCAGCGACGGCCTGCTGCTGGATGCGCGGCGCATCGCCCAGGCCTCGGGCGTCACGATCGATCTCGCGACCGAGGGCACCGGCGTCGCCGAGGTGCTGCACGGCGGCGAGGATCACGCCCTGCTCGCCTGCTTTCCCGGCTCTGCCGATGTGCCGCCGCCGTTCCGGGTGATCGGCCGCGTGCTCTCGGTCGCCGAGGGAGCCGACCCCGGCGTCACCGTCGACGGAGCCCCCGCCCAGGAGCGCGGCGGATGGGATCCCTACGCCGAGTGGGCGGGCGGCGCCGGCTGA
- the murA gene encoding UDP-N-acetylglucosamine 1-carboxyvinyltransferase: MAADQAASLAKHASQSGERVGLTADRITVHGGKPLQGRIRVRGAKNLATKAMVAALLGETPSVLQDVPLISDVDIVTRMLEAYGVAVTSPDDGTLVLDPQNVEKAHFAKIDALAGSSRIPILFCGPLLHRLGEALIPDLGGCRIGDRPIDFHMDALRAFGAIVDKSYEGITITAPDGLHGAHIELPYPSVGATEQVLLTAVRAEGVTELKNAAIEPEILDLIAILQKMGAIIWVEPNRTIFIEGVDRLEGYTHRAISDRNETASWASAALATGGDIFVENAKQPELLTFLNVFRKVGGAFDVAEDGIRFYHPGGALKAVQVETDVHPGFMTDWQQPLIIALTQAEGVSTVHETVYENRFGFTDALLDMGADIVVHQDGLESVTRRVPRRRLEQAAVVTGPTPLHGADVRVPDLRGGFSYLIAALAADGTSTISNLGLISRGYEHIIDKLTALGADFELD; encoded by the coding sequence TTGGCAGCTGATCAGGCGGCATCGCTCGCGAAGCACGCATCCCAGTCGGGTGAGCGCGTCGGTCTCACGGCCGACCGCATCACGGTGCACGGCGGAAAGCCCCTGCAGGGGCGCATCCGCGTGCGCGGCGCGAAGAACCTCGCCACCAAGGCGATGGTCGCGGCGCTGCTCGGCGAGACGCCGAGCGTGCTGCAGGACGTGCCCCTGATCAGCGACGTCGACATCGTCACGCGCATGCTCGAGGCCTACGGCGTCGCCGTCACGAGCCCCGACGACGGCACGCTCGTGCTCGACCCGCAGAACGTCGAGAAGGCGCACTTCGCCAAGATCGACGCGCTCGCGGGCTCGAGCCGCATCCCGATCCTGTTCTGCGGGCCGCTGCTGCACCGCCTCGGCGAGGCGCTCATCCCCGACCTCGGCGGATGCCGCATCGGCGATCGCCCGATCGACTTCCACATGGATGCCCTGCGGGCCTTCGGTGCGATCGTCGACAAGAGCTACGAGGGCATCACGATCACGGCGCCCGACGGACTGCACGGAGCGCACATCGAGCTCCCCTACCCGAGCGTCGGCGCGACCGAGCAGGTGCTGCTCACCGCGGTGCGCGCCGAGGGCGTCACCGAGCTGAAGAACGCGGCGATCGAGCCCGAGATCCTCGATCTCATCGCGATCCTGCAGAAGATGGGCGCGATCATCTGGGTCGAGCCGAACCGCACGATCTTCATCGAGGGCGTCGACCGCCTCGAGGGCTACACCCACCGCGCGATCTCCGACCGCAACGAGACCGCGAGCTGGGCCTCGGCCGCGCTCGCGACCGGCGGCGACATCTTCGTCGAGAACGCGAAGCAGCCCGAGCTGCTCACCTTCCTCAACGTGTTCCGCAAGGTCGGCGGCGCCTTCGACGTGGCCGAGGACGGCATCCGCTTCTACCACCCGGGCGGCGCCCTCAAGGCGGTGCAGGTCGAGACCGACGTGCACCCCGGGTTCATGACCGACTGGCAGCAGCCGCTCATCATCGCGCTCACCCAGGCCGAGGGCGTCTCGACCGTGCACGAGACGGTGTACGAGAACCGCTTCGGGTTCACGGATGCGCTGCTCGACATGGGCGCCGACATCGTCGTGCACCAGGACGGCCTCGAGTCGGTCACCCGCCGCGTTCCGCGCCGCCGCCTCGAGCAGGCCGCCGTCGTCACCGGACCGACGCCGCTGCACGGCGCCGACGTGCGTGTGCCCGACCTGCGCGGCGGCTTCAGCTACCTGATCGCCGCGCTCGCCGCCGACGGCACCTCGACGATCAGCAACCTCGGCCTCATCAGCCGCGGCTACGAGCACATCATCGACAAGCTCACGGCGCTCGGCGCCGACTTCGAGCTCGACTGA
- a CDS encoding FHA domain-containing protein, with protein MSDEKRFLITPPPGLLPEAPAAPVEPEPERRVDEEHGDSATRRVLPRSPGVAFPLPSNPMGGAAAPVTAAESASAPAAAPQTPARSVSTPSGEAEVPTGEHPAQLGPWTIRLPDGTAQLVTTAGVVLGRNPVVPERWPAAERLRIHDPERTVSSTHALLIVVGATLRLVDLGSTNGVAVTSAGVREKVAGADGVKVGDPAEIELGSFHLRVARG; from the coding sequence ATGAGCGACGAGAAGCGCTTCCTCATCACCCCGCCGCCGGGGCTGCTGCCCGAGGCTCCCGCCGCCCCGGTCGAGCCCGAGCCGGAGCGCCGCGTCGACGAGGAGCACGGCGACTCGGCCACGCGCCGGGTTCTGCCGCGGTCGCCCGGGGTCGCCTTCCCGCTGCCGTCGAACCCGATGGGCGGAGCGGCGGCGCCGGTTACAGCGGCTGAGTCGGCGTCGGCTCCGGCAGCGGCACCGCAGACTCCCGCGCGATCCGTCTCGACCCCGTCCGGCGAGGCCGAGGTGCCGACCGGCGAGCACCCCGCCCAGCTCGGGCCCTGGACCATCCGGCTGCCCGACGGCACCGCGCAGCTCGTGACCACCGCCGGCGTCGTGCTCGGCCGCAACCCCGTCGTGCCGGAGCGCTGGCCGGCAGCGGAGCGGCTGCGCATCCACGATCCCGAGCGCACCGTGTCGAGCACCCACGCGCTGCTGATCGTCGTCGGGGCGACGCTGCGTCTCGTCGACCTCGGCTCGACCAACGGAGTCGCCGTCACCTCGGCCGGCGTGCGCGAGAAGGTGGCGGGCGCCGACGGCGTGAAGGTCGGAGACCCGGCCGAGATCGAGCTCGGCAGCTTCCACCTGCGGGTCGCGCGCGGCTGA
- the leuC gene encoding 3-isopropylmalate dehydratase large subunit — MSTETPSAERSAAETAGTADRGPRTLAEKVWADHVVVDGENGEPDLIYIDLHLVHEVTSPQAFDGLRQAGRQLRRPDLTIATEDHNTPTLAIDRPIADPTSRIQIETLRKNAEEFGVRIHSLGDVEQGIVHVVGPQLGLTMPGITVVCGDSHTSTHGAFGAMAFGIGTSEVEHVMATQTLPLKPFKTMAITVEGELRPGVTAKDIILAVIAKIGTGGGQGYVLEYRGSAIRSLSMDGRMTICNMSIEAGARAGMVAPDQTTYDYLKGRAHAPEGQDWDDAVAYWETLKTDDDAVFDAEVFLDANELEPFVTWGTNPGQGVSLSEPVPDPAQIAEPNARAAAERALEYMDLEAGTPMKDIRVDAVFMGSCTNSRIEDLRAFASIIQGQKKADGVRVMVVPGSARVRLEAEAEGIDKIVEAFGAEWRFAGCSMCLGMNPDQLAPGERCASTSNRNFEGRQGKGGRTHLVSPLVAAATAIRGTLSSPWDLAQDGGDAVSPVAPSTEEVAV, encoded by the coding sequence ATGAGCACCGAAACCCCCTCGGCTGAGCGCTCCGCCGCCGAGACCGCGGGCACCGCGGACCGCGGCCCCCGCACCCTCGCCGAGAAGGTCTGGGCCGACCACGTCGTCGTCGACGGCGAGAACGGCGAGCCCGACCTGATCTACATCGACCTGCACCTCGTGCACGAGGTCACCAGCCCGCAGGCCTTCGACGGCCTGCGTCAGGCCGGTCGCCAGCTGCGTCGCCCCGACCTGACCATCGCGACCGAAGACCACAACACCCCGACCCTCGCGATCGACCGGCCCATCGCCGACCCGACCAGCCGCATCCAGATCGAGACGCTGCGCAAGAACGCCGAGGAGTTCGGCGTGCGCATCCACTCGCTGGGCGACGTCGAGCAGGGCATCGTGCACGTCGTCGGCCCGCAGCTCGGCCTGACCATGCCGGGCATCACTGTCGTCTGCGGCGACTCGCACACCTCCACCCACGGCGCTTTCGGCGCGATGGCCTTCGGCATCGGCACGAGCGAGGTCGAGCACGTCATGGCCACGCAGACGCTGCCGCTCAAGCCCTTCAAGACCATGGCCATCACGGTCGAGGGCGAGCTGCGCCCCGGCGTCACCGCGAAGGACATCATCCTCGCCGTCATCGCCAAGATCGGCACCGGCGGCGGGCAGGGCTACGTGCTCGAGTACCGCGGCAGCGCGATCCGCTCGCTGTCGATGGACGGCCGCATGACGATCTGCAACATGTCGATCGAGGCGGGCGCCCGCGCCGGCATGGTCGCGCCCGACCAGACCACCTACGACTACCTCAAGGGCCGCGCCCACGCGCCCGAGGGTCAGGACTGGGACGACGCCGTCGCCTACTGGGAGACGCTGAAGACCGACGACGACGCCGTCTTCGACGCCGAGGTCTTCCTCGACGCGAACGAGCTCGAGCCCTTCGTCACCTGGGGCACCAACCCCGGCCAGGGCGTCTCGCTGAGCGAGCCCGTGCCGGATCCGGCGCAGATCGCCGAGCCGAACGCCCGCGCCGCCGCCGAGCGCGCGCTGGAGTACATGGACCTCGAGGCCGGCACCCCGATGAAGGACATCCGAGTGGATGCCGTCTTCATGGGCTCGTGCACGAACAGCCGCATCGAGGATCTGCGCGCTTTCGCGTCGATCATCCAGGGGCAGAAGAAGGCGGATGGCGTGCGCGTCATGGTCGTGCCCGGTTCGGCTCGGGTGCGCCTCGAGGCCGAGGCCGAGGGCATCGACAAGATCGTCGAGGCCTTCGGCGCCGAGTGGCGCTTCGCCGGCTGCTCGATGTGCCTGGGCATGAATCCCGACCAGCTCGCGCCGGGGGAGCGCTGCGCCTCGACCTCGAACCGCAACTTCGAGGGCCGGCAGGGCAAGGGCGGCCGCACCCACCTGGTGTCGCCGCTCGTCGCCGCGGCGACCGCCATCCGCGGCACCCTGTCGTCGCCGTGGGACCTCGCGCAGGACGGCGGCGATGCCGTCAGCCCCGTCGCCCCGAGCACCGAGGAGGTGGCGGTCTGA
- a CDS encoding DUF3515 family protein, with protein sequence MRTRPVAALLLLAASLTAALAGCSPIVATTAAADANDPGCAEVIVRLPETTQGLAKRETNAQATAAYGDPADVLLTCGVKVPAASELPCVQTKNVLWLRDDSQAPLYIFTSFGREPAIDVAIRSDQTKASGRVAPGQVLYDLADAVSETKKNGLSCQDVEDSLGVDKTDG encoded by the coding sequence ATGCGCACCCGACCCGTCGCGGCCCTTCTGCTGCTCGCGGCATCCCTCACCGCCGCCCTCGCCGGCTGCTCCCCCATCGTCGCGACGACGGCCGCGGCCGACGCGAACGACCCCGGCTGCGCCGAGGTGATCGTACGGCTGCCCGAGACGACCCAGGGCCTCGCGAAGCGCGAGACGAACGCCCAGGCGACCGCCGCCTACGGCGACCCGGCGGATGTGCTGCTGACCTGCGGCGTCAAGGTGCCCGCCGCCTCCGAGCTGCCGTGCGTGCAGACGAAGAACGTGCTGTGGCTGCGTGACGACTCGCAGGCGCCGCTCTACATCTTCACGAGCTTCGGCCGCGAGCCTGCGATCGACGTCGCGATCCGCTCCGACCAGACGAAGGCCTCGGGTCGCGTCGCCCCCGGCCAGGTGCTCTACGACCTGGCGGATGCCGTCTCCGAGACGAAGAAGAACGGCCTCAGCTGCCAGGACGTCGAGGACTCCCTCGGCGTCGACAAGACCGACGGCTGA
- a CDS encoding lysophospholipid acyltransferase family protein: protein MSRSTNVDLPRRGADWDRGWRAFAFFVLPLASRVLRLHIRDEQNLPQVGAFVVAANHYTTVDPIAVGLAVARMGRAPHFLLKASLLRIPVFGRILRGIGMIPVERAARGGGDPLGQAAELFARGGGVVVYPEGTLTRDPELWPMRGKTGAVRAALGAGIPLVPVAHWGAQKVLPPYGGKLKIVPRQVVEIVVGEPLDLSPWAGMPVTGRVADEVTTLLMNRIAELQGELRGETPPVERWDPAQHGQSEFGRP from the coding sequence GTGAGCCGCTCGACGAACGTCGACCTGCCGCGCCGCGGAGCCGACTGGGACCGCGGCTGGCGGGCGTTCGCCTTCTTCGTGCTGCCGCTCGCCTCGCGGGTGCTGCGCCTGCACATCCGCGACGAGCAGAACCTGCCGCAGGTCGGCGCCTTCGTCGTCGCGGCGAACCACTACACGACGGTCGACCCGATCGCGGTCGGCCTGGCGGTGGCGCGGATGGGGCGTGCCCCGCATTTCCTGCTCAAGGCCTCGCTGCTGCGCATCCCCGTCTTCGGGCGCATCCTGCGCGGCATCGGGATGATCCCCGTCGAGCGCGCGGCGCGCGGCGGCGGCGACCCGCTCGGGCAGGCCGCCGAGCTGTTCGCGCGCGGTGGCGGTGTCGTCGTCTACCCCGAGGGCACCCTCACCCGCGACCCGGAGCTGTGGCCGATGCGCGGCAAGACCGGAGCCGTGCGGGCGGCGCTCGGCGCCGGCATCCCGCTCGTGCCGGTCGCGCACTGGGGTGCGCAGAAGGTGCTGCCGCCCTACGGCGGCAAGCTGAAGATCGTGCCGCGGCAGGTCGTCGAGATCGTCGTCGGCGAGCCGCTCGACCTCTCACCCTGGGCCGGGATGCCGGTGACCGGGCGTGTCGCCGACGAGGTCACCACGCTGCTGATGAACCGCATCGCCGAGCTGCAGGGCGAGCTGCGCGGCGAGACCCCGCCCGTGGAGCGCTGGGATCCGGCGCAGCACGGCCAGAGCGAGTTCGGGCGGCCGTAG
- a CDS encoding EI24 domain-containing protein, which yields MDARPAARASARAGASAARRFLGGAGLVLRGFALWRTRPALMLLGMVPPLIVFTAGVAMLVAAAFGLGPLATWATPLADDWDAGWAAALRTALAAVAFVGLVALGVLAFTGLTLAVGDPFYERIWRETETLLGDAPHGAGLGFGRALRDALLLVLAAIGVGALVFLLGLIPVVGGVLGPVVGTVLSGRILAAELVARPLEARGIGRRESRAVLRGSRAEQLGFGVATQLLFLVPLGAIVTVPAAVSGATLLARTALARAAETPEPVSGSSRR from the coding sequence ATGGATGCCCGCCCCGCCGCCCGCGCCTCGGCCCGCGCCGGCGCCTCCGCCGCCCGGCGCTTCCTCGGCGGCGCGGGGCTGGTGCTGCGCGGCTTCGCGCTCTGGCGCACCCGCCCGGCGCTCATGCTGCTCGGCATGGTGCCGCCGCTCATCGTCTTCACGGCCGGCGTCGCGATGCTCGTCGCGGCGGCGTTCGGGCTCGGCCCGCTCGCGACCTGGGCGACGCCCCTCGCCGACGACTGGGATGCGGGCTGGGCCGCCGCGCTGCGCACGGCCCTCGCGGCGGTCGCCTTCGTCGGCCTCGTGGCGCTCGGCGTCCTCGCCTTCACCGGTCTCACGCTCGCCGTCGGCGATCCCTTCTACGAGCGCATCTGGCGCGAGACGGAGACGCTGCTCGGCGATGCTCCGCACGGCGCGGGTCTGGGCTTCGGGCGGGCGCTGCGGGATGCGCTGCTGCTCGTGCTGGCGGCCATCGGGGTCGGCGCGCTCGTCTTCCTGCTCGGTCTCATCCCGGTCGTCGGCGGCGTGCTCGGGCCGGTGGTCGGCACGGTGCTGTCGGGCCGCATCCTCGCCGCGGAGCTCGTGGCCCGCCCGCTCGAGGCGCGCGGCATCGGCCGCCGTGAGAGCCGTGCGGTGCTGCGCGGCTCGCGCGCCGAGCAGCTCGGATTCGGCGTCGCGACGCAGCTGCTCTTCCTGGTGCCGCTCGGCGCGATCGTGACGGTGCCGGCCGCCGTGTCCGGTGCGACGCTGCTCGCCCGCACGGCCCTGGCCCGCGCCGCGGAGACTCCGGAGCCGGTGTCAGGATCGAGCCGACGCTGA
- a CDS encoding DMT family transporter, which produces MTSSRLGSALRSQAPDLVLIAIAVVWGGSYLASKDLAGASTAAAVMCARFVPAAMLMLALCAARRGRGLRASLRPGLALGTLRTATIALETVGVTLTSAANAGLIIGLSVLFTPLIESVVRRRRISRSLLGSILLALIGVALLVGGNGITPPNLGDALLLTAAVTRAALGVAEAQTARRPGTDVIALTTIELTVGAVIFAAVGAGPLLSAAGGFGPAQWAVIAYLIGGCTIGAFLGQLWTTRRTSASRAGMLLATEPVWALGIAVVLAGERIGPVGLLGAAILIAATAWGRRAERAWRERHAVADPAEASDAARVHHDAPAAIPPDLG; this is translated from the coding sequence ATGACCTCCTCCCGTCTCGGATCGGCGCTGCGCAGCCAGGCTCCCGACCTGGTGCTGATCGCGATCGCCGTCGTCTGGGGCGGCAGCTATCTGGCCTCGAAGGATCTCGCCGGAGCCTCGACGGCGGCGGCCGTCATGTGTGCCCGCTTCGTGCCCGCCGCGATGCTCATGCTGGCGCTGTGCGCCGCCCGTCGGGGGCGGGGCCTGCGCGCCTCGCTGCGGCCCGGACTCGCCCTCGGCACGCTGCGCACCGCGACGATCGCGCTCGAGACCGTCGGCGTCACCCTGACGAGCGCCGCGAACGCCGGGCTGATCATCGGCCTCTCGGTGCTGTTCACCCCGCTCATCGAGTCGGTCGTGCGCCGCCGACGCATCTCGCGCTCGCTGCTCGGCAGCATCCTGCTCGCGCTCATCGGCGTCGCGCTGCTCGTCGGCGGCAACGGGATCACTCCCCCGAACCTCGGCGACGCGCTGCTGCTCACGGCGGCCGTCACCCGCGCCGCCCTCGGAGTCGCCGAGGCGCAGACGGCCCGGCGGCCCGGCACCGACGTGATCGCGCTCACGACGATCGAGCTGACCGTCGGCGCCGTCATCTTCGCCGCTGTCGGCGCCGGCCCGCTGCTCTCCGCTGCGGGCGGTTTCGGCCCGGCGCAGTGGGCGGTCATCGCGTACCTGATCGGCGGATGCACGATCGGCGCCTTCCTCGGCCAGCTCTGGACGACCCGACGCACCTCGGCGTCACGGGCGGGGATGCTGCTCGCCACCGAGCCGGTCTGGGCGCTCGGCATCGCGGTCGTGCTCGCCGGCGAGCGGATCGGCCCGGTCGGACTGCTCGGCGCCGCGATCCTCATCGCCGCGACCGCCTGGGGGCGGCGCGCGGAGCGAGCCTGGCGGGAGCGGCACGCTGTCGCGGACCCGGCGGAGGCGAGCGACGCCGCCCGCGTGCACCACGACGCCCCAGCCGCGATCCCTCCCGATCTGGGGTGA
- a CDS encoding DnaJ domain-containing protein gives MTPDEAEDVLGVAPGAALEEIERAFRKVARATHPDLLTADAHPDEVRDASERFNRAQAARDLLRDELSRPAFAILSGPYAAASAGRSGGGSADGRPFADPADDLGAPSRPRASHSPAPRSRFAPAEPDEARADVDLSDLPDDPTATLADLASDPARWAPPPPVDEREEVELSPLPDAAAEPVRPTGESYWMPPAATTEAAGADIHSDASRAATSADDPEWDHAAPAVSSWVPNADEKLSTGEIRAQRIRHRRRRERLTILLGAAIAAIGIVVGVLVGVNPQLFHSDPTPVTFPAAIPQKPSDDASAASLAFESTPADTSTTDDCSVAGQCWAWAISSLAQCTDGTMVATVAFGDASDTVPTQHRKYEVEGLADHASGRLVVQRWPGSPDFAQVERLDCV, from the coding sequence GTGACGCCGGACGAGGCGGAGGATGTTCTCGGGGTGGCGCCGGGAGCGGCCCTCGAGGAGATCGAGCGCGCCTTCCGCAAGGTCGCCCGCGCGACGCATCCCGACCTGCTGACCGCTGACGCCCACCCCGACGAGGTGCGCGACGCCAGCGAGCGCTTCAACCGCGCCCAGGCCGCCCGCGACCTGCTGCGCGACGAGCTGTCGCGCCCCGCCTTCGCGATCCTCAGCGGTCCCTACGCGGCGGCGAGCGCCGGCCGGAGCGGCGGCGGCAGCGCCGACGGCCGCCCCTTCGCCGACCCCGCCGACGATCTCGGAGCCCCGTCGCGCCCCCGCGCATCGCACAGCCCGGCACCGCGCAGCCGCTTCGCCCCGGCCGAGCCCGACGAGGCCCGCGCCGACGTCGATCTGAGCGACCTGCCCGACGACCCGACCGCGACCCTCGCCGACCTCGCCTCCGACCCCGCGCGCTGGGCGCCGCCCCCGCCGGTCGACGAGCGCGAGGAGGTCGAGCTGAGCCCGCTGCCCGACGCGGCGGCCGAGCCGGTGCGTCCGACGGGCGAGAGCTACTGGATGCCGCCGGCCGCGACGACCGAGGCCGCCGGCGCCGACATCCACTCCGACGCATCCCGGGCAGCGACGTCGGCCGACGACCCCGAGTGGGATCACGCCGCCCCGGCCGTGAGCAGCTGGGTGCCGAACGCCGACGAGAAGCTCTCGACAGGCGAGATCCGAGCCCAGCGGATTCGCCACCGACGTCGCCGCGAGCGGCTCACGATCCTGCTCGGCGCGGCGATCGCCGCGATCGGCATCGTCGTCGGCGTGCTGGTCGGCGTGAACCCGCAGCTGTTCCACTCCGACCCGACGCCGGTGACCTTCCCGGCCGCGATCCCGCAGAAGCCGAGCGACGACGCGAGCGCCGCCAGCCTCGCCTTCGAGTCGACGCCGGCCGACACGAGCACGACCGACGACTGCTCGGTGGCCGGTCAGTGCTGGGCGTGGGCGATCTCGAGCCTCGCCCAGTGCACCGACGGCACGATGGTCGCGACCGTCGCCTTCGGCGACGCCTCCGACACGGTGCCCACTCAGCACCGCAAGTACGAGGTCGAGGGGCTCGCCGACCACGCCAGCGGGCGCCTCGTCGTGCAGCGCTGGCCGGGCAGCCCCGACTTCGCCCAGGTCGAGCGGCTCGACTGCGTCTGA
- the leuD gene encoding 3-isopropylmalate dehydratase small subunit: protein MEKVSVITGTAVPLKRSNVDTDQIIPAVFLKRVTKTGFDDALFHGWRQDPEFVINRPEFQGATVLIAGPDFGTGSSREHAVWALRDFGFRAVISPRFADIFRGNSGKQGLLTGTVTEDQVEALWAAIDANPGVDATVDLAARTVSVGDVTFPFDIDDYTRWRLMEGLDDIALTLREEQKITEFEGTRAAWRPTTLPAR, encoded by the coding sequence ATGGAGAAGGTCAGCGTCATCACCGGCACCGCCGTTCCGCTCAAGCGCTCGAACGTCGACACCGACCAGATCATCCCCGCCGTGTTCCTCAAGCGGGTCACCAAGACCGGCTTCGACGACGCGCTGTTCCACGGCTGGCGTCAGGACCCCGAGTTCGTGATCAACCGACCCGAGTTCCAGGGTGCGACCGTGCTCATCGCCGGCCCCGACTTCGGCACCGGCTCGAGCCGCGAGCACGCCGTCTGGGCGCTGCGCGACTTCGGCTTCCGCGCCGTCATCAGCCCGCGCTTCGCCGACATCTTCCGCGGCAACTCGGGCAAGCAGGGACTGCTGACCGGAACCGTCACCGAAGACCAGGTCGAAGCGCTCTGGGCCGCGATCGACGCGAACCCGGGCGTCGACGCGACCGTCGACCTCGCGGCGCGCACCGTCTCGGTCGGCGACGTCACCTTCCCGTTCGACATCGACGACTACACGCGCTGGCGCCTCATGGAGGGCCTCGACGACATCGCGCTCACCCTGCGCGAAGAGCAGAAGATCACCGAGTTCGAGGGCACGCGCGCCGCCTGGCGCCCGACCACCCTCCCCGCTCGCTAG